In Embleya scabrispora, the DNA window GGATCAACTCCAGCGCGTCCTCGGACAGTTCGTAGTGGATCATCTGCCGCGACATCACCCCGAGCACATTGGCCCCGAACGGCGCGTCGTCGCACTCCTTCGCGGCGTGCAGCGCGAGCACCATGTACTTCTGCGCGCCCGGCTGGAGACCGGTGTCGTAGGACATCCACCCGGCCAGCAGCGCGAGTTCGGCGGTCAGCCCGAGCAGCCGGGCGCGCACGGCGGGCGGATGCTCGTCGCGCAGCAGGTCGGTGAGCCCGTTGAGCTGCCCGATCACCGCCTTGCGCCGCAGTCCGCCGCCGCCCTGCATGTCCCACCGCCGAAACAGCCGGACCGTCTCGTCCAGATGCCCGGTCGCACCCGCCGGCAGCCGCGCGAAGCGCCTCGGCCGCGCTCCCGGGACGCCCCCCGGGCGACTCGGGGCCACCGCGGGGGGCGATACCGGCAGCGGCGCCGACCAGCGCTGCAGCGGCTCGACCAGGTCCCGGCCCGCGGCCAGCCGCAGCGCGGGGCCGACGAACTCCTGGCGGCCGAGCAGCAGATCACCGCGCGTGTACTCGCCGAGGATGTCCACCACCGTCTCGAAGGTCCACGGCAGGTCCACGCCGAAGTCGCCGTGCGGCTCGTCCGGCTCGCGCAGCCCGAGTTCGTCGATGCTGACCACCCGCCCGAACCGCCGGGTGAACAGCTCCGCCAGGATCTGCGGTATCGGCTCGCGCGGCTGCTCACCGTCCAGCCAGCGGCGCACCCGCGAGGTGTCGGTGCTGACGTGCGGGGCGGACATCGCCCTCGCGTGGCGGTTCACCTGGCGCGCCAGTTCGCCCTTCGACCAGCCGCTGCGCGCGAACCAGGCCGAGAGCCGATCGTTGGGCTGCCGCCCGCCGTCCGGCTCGGGTTCGTCGGCGCACCCGCCGTCCCGCGCTCGCGTCGTCGCCACCGCATCGCCCCCATGCCCTCAGCGGTCCGGCCGGTCAGGCGTCGGGCCCCGATGGGAAACCGTACGCGCAGGCCCGTTCGCCGAACGTATTCCGACTCGCGCGCAGGTGTCGATCGATACCGCAAACGCCACGCTTCGCCACCCCGCGCGCCCGGGACGCGCTACGGGGGAGGCCGCGTTTGACTGATCGGCGACGCGGTGTCACCGACGGCTGCCCGTGCCGCCGTTCATATCGCGCGGACACCAGGCTCGTCGAGGTGACCTGATGCGATCACAGCGTAACCAAAAGTAATGAGTGCCGTTGGGGAGGACATGGACATCATGCTCGGAACGCGCCGGCGCACGCGGGCCGCACTGTGGCAGGCGGTGGCCGAGTTCGCGGAGGAACGCGGCTGGCCGGTGGCCCAGGGCGCGCATCTGGTCCGCGACGGACGCGGCATCCACTGTTCGTGCGGCCGCCGTACATGTGCCGCGCCGGGCATGCACCCGGCCGACCCGCGCTGGTCCGAACGGGCGACCGCGTCGCCGGCGGCGGTGCGCTACCTGTGGTCGCAGTGGCCGGACAGCACGGTGGTGGTCCCCACGGGTCGGGTCTTCGACGCGATCAGCGTGCCGCGCGGGGCGGGCGCGCGGGCGCTGGTGCGCCTGGAACGCATGGGCACCCCGCTGGGCCCGGTCCTGGCCACCCCGACCGGCCGGCTGGCCTTCCTGGTCGCCCCCGGAGCCGCCGCCGAACTCCCGCACCTGCTCTACCAAATGGGCTGGGACGACGCCGACCTGGACCTACGCTGCCACGGCACGGGCGACTACGTCTTCGCCCCACCGTCCCCCATGGGCATGCTGGGCCCGGTCGAATGGATCCGCCCCCCGGCCTCCGGCACCTCCACACTCCCCGAGGCCCGCCTCCTCCTGGGCACCCTGGCCTACACGTGCCACCGCCAGGAGTCCCCCACAGGCCGAGGCCTATGGCTGGCCTCCTGACGAGCCCGTCCTCGAACGCCGGACGGGCTGAGTGTCCCTACCGAGGTTTGCGCTTTTCGGCAGCGTGGGTGCCGGTGCGGGGTTGGTCCGGGTCGTGGGGTGAGCCGCCGTCGCCGGCGTGCGGGGCTCGTCTCGTGTGGCTGATTTCTCGGCGGGGCGTGGTTGTTGGTCGGCGCCGGGAAACCAGCCACACGAGCCCCGAACGCCGGTAGCGACCCACCTCACGACCCGGACCAACCCCGCACCGGCACCCACGCGACCGCCCACAGAAACCCCAGTAAGCGCCGGGCCGGCGGATTTCAGCCCGTCCGGCGTTTGAGGACGCTCGCCGCAGGCGCTACGGGCCGCAGATCGGTTACCGAACGCAACCAAATTCAGCCCGTCCGGCGTTTGAGGACAACCCGAGCTGCGGACGACCGCCGGACGCAGCTCGAGCAGTCCCGTGCGTTCTACTCGCCGATCAGCGCGTCCACGAACGCCGACGGCTCGAACGGCGCCAGATCGTCCGGCCCCTCCCCGAGCCCGATCAACTTCACCGGCACGCCCAACTCCCGCTGCACCGAAACCACGATGCCCCCCTTGGCGGTCCCGTCCAGCTTCGTGAGCACGATGCCGGTGATGTCCACCACCTCCGCGAACACCCGAGCCTGGACCAGCCCGTTCTGCCCGGTCGTGGCATCCAGCACGAGCAGCACCTCGTCCACCGGCCCGTGCTTCTCCACCACCCGCTTGACCTTGCCCAGCTCGTCCATCAGCCCGGTCTTGGTGTGCAGCCGCCCGGCGGTGTCCACGAGCACCGTGTCCACACCCTCGGCGATGCCCTCCTTGACCGCGTCGAACGCGACGCTGGCCGGGTCCCCGGCCTCCGGCCCCCGCACGGTACGGGCGCCCACCCGCTCGCCCCACGTCTGCAACTGGTCGGCCGCCGCGGCCCGGAACGTATCGGCCGCGCCCAGCACCACGCTGCGCCCGTCGGCCACCAGCACCCGAGCCAGCTTGCCCGTCGTGGTGGTCTTGCCGGTCCCGTTGACGCCCACCACCAGCACCACGGCCGGCCGGTCGCCCGCCTCTCCCCCGGTGTGCCGGGCGGTCTTCAGCGTACGGTCCAGGTCCGGCCCGACCAGCGTGAGCAGCTCCTCGTGCAGCAGCGCCCGCAGATCGGCCGGCGTCCGCGTACCGAGCACCTTCACCCGCGTGCGGAGCCGATCCACCAGCTCCTGCGTGGACGCGACGCCGACGTCGGCGGTCAGCAGGGTGTCCTCGATCTCCTCCCAGGTGTCCTCGTCCAGGTGCTCGCGCGCGAGCAGGGCCAACAGCCCCTTGCCCAACGAGGTCTGCGAACGGGCCAGCCGGGCCCGCAGCCGGACCAGCCGACCCGCCGTGGGGTCGGGAATCTCCAGCGGCGCCGGTTCCGGCTCGGCCGGCACCACCACCGTGGTCTCCGGCAGGTCGACCGTGTCGACGCTGCGCCGCGGCGCCTCGACACTCGGCGCGGCCTCGTCACCGACACCCGGCTCGGCCGGCGTGCGCGGCGGCGCCGGCGGGAGGCCCTTGCGGCGCGAGCCGACCACGAACCAGCCGGCGGCGCCGAGGACGACAAGGGCAATGACGACGATCAGGATCACAGTCTCCATAGGACCTCCAGTCTCCCAGACCACCCGGCGGCGAACCGCGACCGGCCGCCTCCGGCGGGTCCTCGCCCCGCACACGGTGCGATCACCCGAAGACCGTTGAATCCTGACACTGCGTCAGATAGCTTGCCGATGCCAAGCACCGTCCGGCCGACGACACGTGTCCGAGACGGCTCGGCTCGACCCGGAAGGTGTTCACGGTCCATGGCTGTCACGAATCTGCGGTTCAACCAGGTCCTCCCCGGTCTCGACCGGCAGGAGATGTCCGCCCGCTACCGGGCCACCGTCGAGATGGCGGCCTTCGCGGACAAGAACGGGTTCGACATGATCAGCCTGGAGGAGCACCACGGCGCGGACAACGCCTGGAGCCCGTCACCGCTGAGCACCGCGGGAGCGATATTCGGCGCCACCGAGCGCATCGGCGTGATCGTCTGCGCGCTGCTCGCCCCGCTCTACGACCCGATCCGGCTCGCCGAGGACATCGCCGTCCTGGACAACATCAGCGGCGGCCGGCTCTCCCTGGTCGCGGGCATCGGCTACCGGCCCGAGGAGTACGCGGCGCTCGGCAAGGAGTGGAAGCGGCGCGGGAAGATCCAGGACGAGGTCCTGGAGACCCTGCTCAAGGCCTGGACCGGCGAGCCGTTCGAATACCGCGGCACCACCGTACGGGTCACCCCGAAGCCGTTCACCGACCCGCACCCGATGGTCATGGTCGGCGGCACCGCGAAGGCCTCCGTGCGCCGCGCGGTCCGGCTGCGCCTGCCGTTCTACGCGGCGGCGCCGATCCCGGAGCTGGAGCGGTACTACTACGAACTCGCCGCGGAGGAGGGCTTCGAGGGCGGCTTCGCGATCCTGCCGCCGGTGAAGACCCGGATGATCTTCTGCACCGAGGACCCGGACAAGGCGTGGGCCGAGTACGGCGAATACTTCCTGCACGAGGCCACCACCTACGCCGGCTGGCAGACTCCCGACATAGCCTCCGTCGTCGAGTCGTCGGCCACCACCGTGGCGGCGCTGCGCGAGGAGGGCATCTACTGCTGCCTCACCCCCGACGAGTGTGTCGAGATCGGGCAGGTCGGCGGCCTCACCGACGCGCTGATCCTGCACCCGCTGGTCGGCGGCCTGCCGATCGACGCGGGCTGGGCCAGCCTGCAGTTGTTCAACGACAAGGTCATGCCGCGCAACGTCCCGGCGTAACACCCGTACCGAGCGCCGCGCCCCCGCCCGGGGCGCGGCGCTCGGGCATGTCTCAGCGCGCCGCCCCGCTCATCGGCTCGGCGTGCTCCGTCGCCTCCCGCCGATCCTCCTGCCGCAACCGCTGGCTGATCACCGTCGTCACGCCGTCACCACGCATCGAGACGCCGTAGAGCGCGTCGGCGACCTCCATCGTGCGCTTTTGGTGGGTGATCACGATCAGCTGCGAACTCTCCCGCAGCTCCGCGAAGATCCCGATCAGCCGCTGGAGATTCATGTCGTCCAGCGCCGCCTCGACCTCGTCCATCACATAGAACGGACTGGGCCGGGCCTTGAAGATCGCCACGAGCAGGGCCACCGCGGTCAGCGAACGTTCGCCGCCGGACAGCAGCGACAACCGCTTGACCTTCTTGCCCGGCGGCCGGGCCTCGACCTCGATGCCCGTGGTCAGCATGTCCTCCGGATCGGTGAGCACCAACCGCCCCTCGCCGCCGGGGAACAGCCGGGCGAACACCCCCACGAACTCCCGCGCGGTGTCGTGGAAGGCCGCGGTGAAGACCTGCTCGACCCGCTCGTCCACCTCCTTGACCACGGTCATCAGATCGCGGCGGGTCTTCTTCAGATCCTCCAACTGCTCGGTCAGGAAGTTGTGCCGCTCCTCCAGCGCGGCGAACTCCTCCAACGCCAGCGGATTCACCTTGCCGAGCTGTACATGCGCCTTCTCCGCCGCGCGCAGCCGCTTCTCCTGCTCGGCCCGGACGTACGGACGCGGCTGCGCCTCGGGCGCGTCCGGGTCGCGCGACTCGCCCTCGGCCGGCAACGACGCGGGCACGAGTCGGTCCGGGCCGTACTCGGCGACCAGCCCCTCGGCCTCGATCCCGTGCTCCTCCAACGACCGGGCCTCCAACTGCTCGACCCGCAGCCGCTTCTCCGCCCGCAGCATCTCGTCCCGGTGCACCGAGTCGGTCAACTTCTCCAACTCGGCGGCGAACTCCCGGGACCGCCCGCGCTCGCGGGCCAGCTCCGCCTCGCACGCGGCCCGGGCCGCCTCCGCCGCCTCACGCTCACCGCCGGCCCGCGCCAGCGACGCCTCCACGTGCCGCAGCAGCGCCTCCGCCCCCACGAGCACCGCCCGCGCGATCCGCGCCTCCACCGCCAACCGCTCGCGGCGCCGCGCGGCCGCCGCGCGCGCCTCCCGCTCCGCCCGCGCGCCCCGGTCCAGCGCGTCGGCCCGACCCGCGAGCGAGCGCACCCGCTCCTCGTGGGTGCGTACCGCCAACCGGGCCTCCATCTCGGCCTGCCGCGCGCCGCTCGCCGCGCCCGCGAGCCGATCGCGCTCGGCGGTGTCCGGCTCCTCGTCGCCCTCGGCCGCGTTGTACTCCTCGGCACTCTCCAGGCGGGCCGCCAACTCCTCGGCCTTCGCCTCCTCCTGCTCCCGCGCCGCCTCGGCCGTGGCCACCGCGCCCGCCAACCGCTCGGCCTCACCCGCCGCCGCCCGGGCCTGGCCGCCGAGCCGACCCAACTGCTGCGCGGCCGCGGCCGCCCGGCGCTCCGCCTCGCGCCGCTCCGCCCGGGCCCGCTCGACCGCCGCCGCGGCCTCCCGCCGGCCCGCCACCGCGTCGGCCAGCGCGTCCTTCGCCGCGGCGCACCCGCGGGTCAACACGTCCAGCCGCGCGACCGCCTCGTCCACTGCGGCCTGTACCTCCAGCAGGCTCGGCGCACCCGCCGACCCGCCGTACGCGAAGCCCTCGCCGACCAGATCCCCGTCCCGGGTCACCGCCCGCACCCCGGGCACCGCCCGGACCAGGTCCGCCGCTGCGCCGAGGTCGTCGACCACCGCGACCCGATCGAGCAGCGCGGCCAGCGCCCCGCGCAACGCCTCGGGTACGACCACCAGCCGCGTCGCGTACACCGCGCCCGCCGGCAGCGCGGGCCACCCCTCCGGCCCGGCGACCGCCGACCCCTCCACAGCGGCCCCGGCGAGCACCAGCGCCGCCCGCCCCGCGTCGTCCTTGCGCAGCAGCCGCAACGCGTCCACGGCCGGCTCCACGCCGTCCACCGCGATCGCCTCCGAGGCCGCCCCCAGGGCCGCCGCCACCGCCTGCTCGGCGCCGTGCTCCACGGTGATCAGCGCGGCCACCGTGCCGAGCACGCCGGACAGGCGGTCACCGGCCGCGAGCAGCGCACCGCTGCCGTCCCGGCGTCGCAGCGCCGGCTCCAACGCCTCCTTGCGCGCGGTCACCGCCGACCGCTCCCGCTCCACCGCCTGCTCCGCGTCACGCGCCTCGGCCAACGCCTCCTCCGCGGCGACCAGCGCCTCCTCGGCGGCCGCCAACCGGGCCTCGATCGCCGCGAGCCCGGACCCGCCGTCACCGTCCTCGGGCGAACCCTCGACCCCGAGCCGCAGCTCCTCGTACTCCTCGCGCGCCGCGACCGCCCGCTCCCGCGCCTCGTCCCGGGCGCCGGCCAGCCGACCGATCTCGGCCTCCGCGGCGGCCACCCGGCTGCGCGCGGCGCCGACCTGTCCGACCAGCCGGGCCAGTCCCTCCCGGCGGTCCGCGAGCGCCCGGGCCACCACCTTGAGCCGGCCCTCCTCGGCGACCAGGGCCCGCTCCAACGCGCCGCGCCGCTCCACCGTCTCGGCGAGTTCGACCTGCGCCGACTCCAGCGCGGCGGCCAACTCCGCCTCCTGCTCGCGGATGCGCGCGGCCTCGCGCTCCATGTCCTCCGGGTCGCGCCCCCGCCGCTCGTCGGCCGGCGCCGCGCTCGCGTGCCGCAGCCGCTGGCCCGCCAGGCCCGCCGTCCCGCGCACCCGTTCGGCCAGCGCGGACAGCGTGTACCAGGTCTCCTGGGCCCGAGCCAGGCGCGGCGCCATCGCCCGCACCTCGGCGTCCAATTCGGCCTCCCGGGCCTGGACCACGCCCAACTCGCGCTCGACCACCGTGCGCCGCTCGCGCAGCACCGTCTCGTCGGCGACCTCCTCGGCCAGCGCGCGCCGCAGTCCCACCAGGTCGTCGGCGAGCAGCCGCAGCCGCGCGTCCCGCAGGTCGGCCTGGATCGCCGCCGCCCGCCGCGCCACCTGGGCCTGCCGGCCGAGCGGCTTGAGCTGCCTGCGCAGCTCGCCCGTCAGGTCCTGGACCCGGTTCAGGTTGGCCTGCATCGCGTCCAGCTTGCGCAGCGCCTTCTCCTTGCGCTTGCGATGCTTGAGAACGCCCGCGGCCTCCTCGATGAACGCGCGTCGCCCGGTGGGGTCGGCCTGCAACACGGAGTCGAGCCGACCCTGGCCGACGATCACGTGCATCTCCCGACCGATCCCGGAGTCGGAGAGCAGCTCCTGGATGTCGAGCAGCCGACAGGTGCTGCCGTTGATCTCGTACTCGGAGCCGCCGTTGCGGAACATCCGCCGGGTGATGGTGACTTCGGCGTAGTCGATGGGCAGCGCGCCGTCGGTGTTGTCGATGGTCAGGCTCACCTCGGCCCGCCCGAGCGGCGGCCGGCCGGCGGTGCCGGCGAAGATGACGTCCTCCATCTTGCCGCCGCGCAGCGTCTTGGCGCCCTGCTCCCCCATCACCCACGACAGCGCGTCGACCACGTTCGACTTGCCGGAGCCGTTGGGCCCGACCACGCACGTGATGCCGGGCTCGAAGCGCAGCGTCGTCGCCGACGCGAAGGACTTGAAGCCACGCAGGGTCAGACTCTTGAGGTGCACGCGACGAAAGGGTAGTCGGCGGTGCCCACACGATTGCCGCGCTCCGTCGACGGGACGGCGTGTCGAGTGCCCCGGATGGGGGTATCAAACGCTGGAAGCGAGCGGGTGGGCGGGCAAGGGGGATCGGCGGGGAAAACACCGGGGCGGTTGGCGAAAACACCGGGCGCGCGGATCGGCGGGCGCGCCGCACACGGGTCGCGCGGGGACCGAAGGAACAGGGAACGGGGTCGGAAACGACTGGGAAACGACAGACCCGGAAACGACAAAGGGACGCCTGAAGGCGTCCCTGGTTATCGCTTACGGACCTACGCTCGCGTCAGCCCTATGCTCGCGACAGCGCGGGTTCCGCCGCGGAGACGTCGAAGCCGGCAAGCAGCTCGTCCGAAGCGGCGGCGTTGAGCGCGTCGTTACGCTCCTGGGCACGGACAAGTTCCGTTTCCAGGTCACGAACACGCTGCTGGAGCCGTCGATTCTCGGCGAGCAGTCGGGGATCGGGGCCACCGACGTAACCGAGAAGCGCCTTCGCCATGAGAGGGTCCTCCACGCTGAAAATGAATGACCACGCAGATTCGCGGGTCTAAATGTGGCACCCGGCCGCAAGGCTCCTGATAGGGTGCGCGGGCTTCCAGCGTCGCACCAAAAGCGCAGGAGGTCAATATCATAACGGCACGATAACGGGACCTTCACCCGTTCAACGCGGTTTTCGCGGACCGGGGCGACGGTCGTCGTGCTGGGTGTACGAGATCATCTTTCGACGTCGGCGTCAAGAAGATTCCGGTTGTCCGCCAACTCCGGACAGCCGTGCCCTAGAGTCACACCGGCACCACACCCGTTCGGGTGAATCGACATCCCCCTGCCGGAAGGTGACGCGACCCTCCATGGCCCGGCACAGTCGCACTCCGACGTCGGAACGCCCGCATCGACGACGCGCGAAGTCGCGACGGCGACGACTCGCCCCCCTGCTCGCCCTGTTGGCCGTACTCGCCGTGGGCGGCACGGTGGCCGGCATGGTCGTCTCGGAGCACGCCGGCGAGTCATCCGCCCGGCATGCGAGCGGTCCCGACGGCGACCGGGCCGGCCGGCCCTTCGACGGCTCGGGGCCGGCCGGCGCCGCCGCGGCCGACCGCACCGGCGACGAGGCGTCCCGCAGCCTGCTGCCGGGCGCGGCGACCACCGGCCGCACCGCCCTGCCGGATCCCGGCGCCGGCACCACGCCCGCCACGACCGCGCCGCCGAGCACCCCGAGCACCGCCGGCACCGGTACCGGCACGCCGAGCCCGAGCACCCCGCCGCCGAGCAAGCCCGCGGCGACGCCGTCCACGAGCGCGCCGAAACTGCCGAGCGACCCCGAGGAGCGGGTGCTCGCGCTGGTCAACGACGAGCGGGCGAGCGCGGGCTGCGGCCCCGTCAAAAACGACGCGAAGCTGGTCGCGCTGGCCCGCGCGCACAGCGCCGACATGGCCGCCCGCGACTACTTCGACCACAACACACCCGACGGGCAGACCCCGTGGGACCGGGCCGAGAAGGCCGGCGTGACCTACCTGGGCGCGGAGAACATCGCGCGCGGCCAAAAGACCGCCGACGCGGTGATGCGCGCCTGGATGAACAGCCCGGGCCACCGCCGCAACATCCTCGACTGCTCGCTCACCAAACTCGGCGTCGGCATCCACGAGGGCACCGGCGGCCCGTGGTGGACCCAGGAATTCGGCCGCTGACCCGCTCCACCCGCCCCGACACCGCGGGCCCGGGTCAGCAGGGGCCGACCCCGAGTCGATCCGCCAGCAGGCCGAACACGCGCAGCCCCGACTCGCCCTGGTTGCGCGCGAGCACCCCCTCGATCGCGGGCCGGGTGGTGGGCCGGCCCGCCGCCCGGGCCCAGCGCACCGCCGCCGCGGCCACCTTCGGCCGGGCCCGAGTGAGCACCTCGGCCACCTCGTCGCGCAGTTCGGCGTAACGCGCCGGCCGGAGCAGGTCGCCGTCGCGGTCGAAGACGTCGTCGCCGGTGCGCGCCGCCTCCAGTTCGAGCCGACTCATCGCCAGATGCGCCGCCGCCTCGCCGGGGTTGAGCCAGGCCTCCCACTCCCCGGCCTCGCTCACCCCCTGGACGTGCGCCACGTGCGTCTCGAACACCCAGCACACCAGCACCGGCGAGTCGGCCTTGGCCGCCAGCGCGGCGACCCACGGCCGCTCGAACGCGAAGGGGTCGTCGTCGTGCCGCACATGCGTCGCGGTCCAGCCGTCCGGCGACTCCCACATCGTTCGGGCCGGGTGCGCCGCGGCGTCCACGTACGGCGCGAACTCGGACAACGGTCGTGCCCCACGCACGACGACGATGTCCCCGTTGAATCCCATGACACGCTCCCTGACTACCGTGCCTACGCCCCGACCGTCGCCCTGCGTGGCGTGCGCTGACAGGACGGACAGAAGTAACTGCTGCGATTCATGAACGAGATGCGCCGGATGGGCGTCGCGCACCGGTTGCACGGCTCGCCCTCGCGGCCGTAGGCGTCCAGGCCGCGGGAGAAGTAGCCGCTCTCCCCGTTCACGTTGACGTACAGGCTGTCGAACGAGGTGCCGCCCGCCGCGAGCGCGTCGTTCATCACGTCGCGGGCCGAGGCGAGCAGCAGTGTGGTCTGCGCGAGGGTCAACCGTCCGGTCGGCCGCGCGCCGTGCAGTCGGCTGCGCCACAGCGCCTCGTCGGCGTAGATGTTGCCGATGCCGCTGACCAGCGACTGGTCCAGGAGCGCGCGCTTGACCTCGGTGTTGCGCCGACGCAGCGCGGCGTGGAAGAGCGTGTCGTCGAACAGCGGATCGAGCGGGTCGCGCGCGATGTGCGCCATCGAGGGCGGCAGTTCGGCGCCGCCGCGCTCGACCGCGAGCCCGCCGAACGTACGCTGGTCGACGAAGCGCAACTCGCGGCCGCCGTCGGTGAAGCCGAAGCGCACGTGCAGGTGTTTCTCCCGGGGGGCCTCGGCCGGTTGCACGAGGAGTTGCCCGCTCATCCCCAGGTGCGCGAGCAGCGCGTCCTCGGGTTCGTCGGCGCCGGGCGCCACCAGCGGCAACCACAGATACTTGCCGCGGCGGCGCGCGGCGTGCACGCGGGTGCCGACGAGCGCGTCGGCGAAGTCCGCCGAACCCGCGAGATGGCGGCGGATCGCCCGCTCGTGGGTGACCTCGACACGCGCGATGGTGCGGCCCACCACCCACGTCTCCAGTCCGCGACGGACGACCTCGACCTCGGGCAGTTCGGGCACGTGGGCACTCCCCCTGGAGACGGCGCGACTGAGGAAGCCGGACCCGGCGGGGCCGGGTTCGGGAATGCGAAAATGCCTGCCGGTAGGTGAGGTCGTGCCGGGCGACCACGGAGGTCGTCGACCGGTTCGAACTTACCTATCGGCAGGCATTGGCTCGGAGACTAGGCGGTGGCCGGCGCGGTGCCGGAACCGTCTCCGTACTTGGCGCGGATCGAGTGCCAAGCGCTTTCGGCGGCCTGCTGCTCCGCCTCCTTCTTGCTCCGTCCGACGCCGGTGCCGTAATCGACACCCGCGACCCGGGCCAGGGCCGTGAAGGTCTTCTCGTGGTCGGGGCCGGTCTCGGAGACCACGTATTCGGGGACTCCGATGCCCGCCGCGGCGGTCTGCTCCTGGAGGCTGGTCTTCCAGTCCAGGCCCGCGCCGAGGTTCGCCGACTGCTCGATCAGCGGATCGAACAACCGGTGGATCAGCTCGGTCGCCGCGTCCAGGCCCTGGTCCAGGTACACCGCGCCGAGGATCGCCTCGAGCGTGTCGGCCAGGATCGAGGACTTGTCCCGCCCGCCGGTCCCCACTTCACCGCGGCCGAGCCGGATGAAGGCGCCCAGGTCCAGTCGCCGACTGACGCCCGCGAGGGCGCGCGAGTTGACGACCGCGGCCCGCAGCTTCGCGAGCTGGCCCTCGGGCAGGTCGGGGTGCCTGCGGTAGAGCGTGTCGGTGACGACGAGGCCGAGCACCGAGTCGCCCAGGAACTCCAGGCGCTCGTTGGTCGGCAGCCCGCCGTGTTCGTACGCGTACGAACGATGGGTGAGGGCGCGTTCCAGAAGGGCGGCGTCGAGCGACCAGCCCAGCCGCCCTTCCAGATCCGCGTATTGCGCGAGTGATTCCGTCACCGGAACTACCACCGGCCTGATCAGACGTCGAGGACCTGGCGGCGGTTGTAGGTGCCGCAGCTCGGGCACGCGATGTGCGACAGCTTGGGCTCACGGCAGCGCTCGCAGGTCACCAGGTTGGCGGCAGTGGCCTTCCACTGGCTCCGGCGGTGCCGGGTGTTGCTGCGCGACATCTTCCGCTTCGGAACAGCCACGGCTACTTCTCCTGGTTCTCGTCGGCGCCGGAGGCGCCGTCAACGTCGGCTTCGGCGGAAGGTCCGTCGAAGATGCTGGTCAGCTTCGCCCACCGGGGGTCGGCGAGCTCGTGACTGTGGTCGGGGTCCTCCGCGAG includes these proteins:
- a CDS encoding LLM class flavin-dependent oxidoreductase yields the protein MAVTNLRFNQVLPGLDRQEMSARYRATVEMAAFADKNGFDMISLEEHHGADNAWSPSPLSTAGAIFGATERIGVIVCALLAPLYDPIRLAEDIAVLDNISGGRLSLVAGIGYRPEEYAALGKEWKRRGKIQDEVLETLLKAWTGEPFEYRGTTVRVTPKPFTDPHPMVMVGGTAKASVRRAVRLRLPFYAAAPIPELERYYYELAAEEGFEGGFAILPPVKTRMIFCTEDPDKAWAEYGEYFLHEATTYAGWQTPDIASVVESSATTVAALREEGIYCCLTPDECVEIGQVGGLTDALILHPLVGGLPIDAGWASLQLFNDKVMPRNVPA
- the mutM gene encoding bifunctional DNA-formamidopyrimidine glycosylase/DNA-(apurinic or apyrimidinic site) lyase, producing the protein MPELPEVEVVRRGLETWVVGRTIARVEVTHERAIRRHLAGSADFADALVGTRVHAARRRGKYLWLPLVAPGADEPEDALLAHLGMSGQLLVQPAEAPREKHLHVRFGFTDGGRELRFVDQRTFGGLAVERGGAELPPSMAHIARDPLDPLFDDTLFHAALRRRNTEVKRALLDQSLVSGIGNIYADEALWRSRLHGARPTGRLTLAQTTLLLASARDVMNDALAAGGTSFDSLYVNVNGESGYFSRGLDAYGREGEPCNRCATPIRRISFMNRSSYFCPSCQRTPRRATVGA
- a CDS encoding bifunctional DNA primase/polymerase — translated: MSAVGEDMDIMLGTRRRTRAALWQAVAEFAEERGWPVAQGAHLVRDGRGIHCSCGRRTCAAPGMHPADPRWSERATASPAAVRYLWSQWPDSTVVVPTGRVFDAISVPRGAGARALVRLERMGTPLGPVLATPTGRLAFLVAPGAAAELPHLLYQMGWDDADLDLRCHGTGDYVFAPPSPMGMLGPVEWIRPPASGTSTLPEARLLLGTLAYTCHRQESPTGRGLWLAS
- a CDS encoding CAP domain-containing protein, with protein sequence MARHSRTPTSERPHRRRAKSRRRRLAPLLALLAVLAVGGTVAGMVVSEHAGESSARHASGPDGDRAGRPFDGSGPAGAAAADRTGDEASRSLLPGAATTGRTALPDPGAGTTPATTAPPSTPSTAGTGTGTPSPSTPPPSKPAATPSTSAPKLPSDPEERVLALVNDERASAGCGPVKNDAKLVALARAHSADMAARDYFDHNTPDGQTPWDRAEKAGVTYLGAENIARGQKTADAVMRAWMNSPGHRRNILDCSLTKLGVGIHEGTGGPWWTQEFGR
- the smc gene encoding chromosome segregation protein SMC, producing MHLKSLTLRGFKSFASATTLRFEPGITCVVGPNGSGKSNVVDALSWVMGEQGAKTLRGGKMEDVIFAGTAGRPPLGRAEVSLTIDNTDGALPIDYAEVTITRRMFRNGGSEYEINGSTCRLLDIQELLSDSGIGREMHVIVGQGRLDSVLQADPTGRRAFIEEAAGVLKHRKRKEKALRKLDAMQANLNRVQDLTGELRRQLKPLGRQAQVARRAAAIQADLRDARLRLLADDLVGLRRALAEEVADETVLRERRTVVERELGVVQAREAELDAEVRAMAPRLARAQETWYTLSALAERVRGTAGLAGQRLRHASAAPADERRGRDPEDMEREAARIREQEAELAAALESAQVELAETVERRGALERALVAEEGRLKVVARALADRREGLARLVGQVGAARSRVAAAEAEIGRLAGARDEARERAVAAREEYEELRLGVEGSPEDGDGGSGLAAIEARLAAAEEALVAAEEALAEARDAEQAVERERSAVTARKEALEPALRRRDGSGALLAAGDRLSGVLGTVAALITVEHGAEQAVAAALGAASEAIAVDGVEPAVDALRLLRKDDAGRAALVLAGAAVEGSAVAGPEGWPALPAGAVYATRLVVVPEALRGALAALLDRVAVVDDLGAAADLVRAVPGVRAVTRDGDLVGEGFAYGGSAGAPSLLEVQAAVDEAVARLDVLTRGCAAAKDALADAVAGRREAAAAVERARAERREAERRAAAAAQQLGRLGGQARAAAGEAERLAGAVATAEAAREQEEAKAEELAARLESAEEYNAAEGDEEPDTAERDRLAGAASGARQAEMEARLAVRTHEERVRSLAGRADALDRGARAEREARAAAARRRERLAVEARIARAVLVGAEALLRHVEASLARAGGEREAAEAARAACEAELARERGRSREFAAELEKLTDSVHRDEMLRAEKRLRVEQLEARSLEEHGIEAEGLVAEYGPDRLVPASLPAEGESRDPDAPEAQPRPYVRAEQEKRLRAAEKAHVQLGKVNPLALEEFAALEERHNFLTEQLEDLKKTRRDLMTVVKEVDERVEQVFTAAFHDTAREFVGVFARLFPGGEGRLVLTDPEDMLTTGIEVEARPPGKKVKRLSLLSGGERSLTAVALLVAIFKARPSPFYVMDEVEAALDDMNLQRLIGIFAELRESSQLIVITHQKRTMEVADALYGVSMRGDGVTTVISQRLRQEDRREATEHAEPMSGAAR
- the ftsY gene encoding signal recognition particle-docking protein FtsY encodes the protein METVILIVVIALVVLGAAGWFVVGSRRKGLPPAPPRTPAEPGVGDEAAPSVEAPRRSVDTVDLPETTVVVPAEPEPAPLEIPDPTAGRLVRLRARLARSQTSLGKGLLALLAREHLDEDTWEEIEDTLLTADVGVASTQELVDRLRTRVKVLGTRTPADLRALLHEELLTLVGPDLDRTLKTARHTGGEAGDRPAVVLVVGVNGTGKTTTTGKLARVLVADGRSVVLGAADTFRAAAADQLQTWGERVGARTVRGPEAGDPASVAFDAVKEGIAEGVDTVLVDTAGRLHTKTGLMDELGKVKRVVEKHGPVDEVLLVLDATTGQNGLVQARVFAEVVDITGIVLTKLDGTAKGGIVVSVQRELGVPVKLIGLGEGPDDLAPFEPSAFVDALIGE